A stretch of the Zeugodacus cucurbitae isolate PBARC_wt_2022May chromosome 6, idZeuCucr1.2, whole genome shotgun sequence genome encodes the following:
- the LOC114805202 gene encoding uncharacterized protein LOC114805202, producing the protein MTKIECNVIDKTLLRLNACRLKAVKRDVTEATIRVQLLRKIYNCNLHAELLRKYNNYQPFFINKTFDACEFLKTRKNAIYFDILIKLIEKYTNANHTCPYDVGYNIKFQWS; encoded by the exons ATGACCAAAATAGAGTGTAATGTTATCGATAAAACGCTGCTACGTCTGAATGCGTGTCGCCTGAAGGCGGTGAAACGCGACGTTACTGAGGCGACAATTCGCGTGCAGCTACtaagaaaaatttacaattgcAAT ttgCATGCTGAACTGCTGCGCAAGTACAACAACTATCAGCCCTTCTTTATCAATAAAACTTTCGACGCTTGCGAGTTTTTGAAAACGCGTAAGAACGCTATTTACTTCGACATATTAATCAAACTGATAGAGAAGTACACGAACGCCAATCACACGTGTCCTTATGATGTCGGTTATAACATAAAGTTTCAGTGGTCTTAA